The DNA window GTATTAGATGAACAAGGGGGTCCAAATCACGTAGGGAACTACTGTGATGCGCCCATTATCGCGGATACAGAAAAGCAAGAATTAAGATATAATTCTTCATATTATGCGATTAAGCATTTTTCCAAGCATGTTCAAGTTGGCGCAAAAAGAGTCGCATCAACGGTAAATAATGATGCGTTAAACCATGTCGTATTTGAAAATCCAGATAAGAGTATTGTGGTCGTGATTCAAAATGAAACAGAAGAAGATCAAAAAATCACTATTGAAACTCCGAAAAAACATTCTTATCACACAAAAATCAACAAACGTAG is part of the Methanocalculus natronophilus genome and encodes:
- a CDS encoding glycoside hydrolase family 30 protein: VLDEQGGPNHVGNYCDAPIIADTEKQELRYNSSYYAIKHFSKHVQVGAKRVASTVNNDALNHVVFENPDKSIVVVIQNETEEDQKITIETPKKHSYHTKINKRSISTIIFEV